One genomic segment of Hordeum vulgare subsp. vulgare chromosome 2H, MorexV3_pseudomolecules_assembly, whole genome shotgun sequence includes these proteins:
- the LOC123430799 gene encoding desmethyl-deoxy-podophyllotoxin synthase-like: protein MLLDLGVSATTKGMASFQLYQLLLPLLATVVSLICISCATQRRRRRGGARLLPPSPWALPVIGHLHHLAGDLPHRAMRDLARRHGPLLLLRLGDLPVVIASSADAAREVMVARDVDFATRPISRMLRLCMPVGIEGIAFAPYGNKLRQIRKICTMELLSPRRVQSFRPGREAEAGRLLRAVAAAAASSAPVNLSKRLSAYAADSAVRAIIGSRFKDRDTFLMILQRRIKLFAGMSLPDLYPSSRLAMLISRMPGRMKRHRDEWDAFMDAAVREHQENRAADDDKEGLLDVLLRIQREGHLQFPMSIDNIKSAVGDLFAGGSDTSATTLEWTMAELVKNPRVMGKAQDEVRRALAGQPEVTEDSLGGLNYMRLVIKEVLRLHPPAPLLLPRECMNDCRVLGFDVPKGTMVLVNAWAISRDPAHWDAAEEFIPERFEHGEVDFKGVDMEYTPFGAGRRMCPGISFGLANVELALAGLLYHFDWELPGGVEAKELDMTEKMGVTVRLRRDLLLVPVVRAPVPLD, encoded by the exons ATGCTACTTGACCTTGGAGTCTCAGCCACCACGAAAGGCATGGCGTCCTTCCAGCTCTAccagctcctcctccctctcctggcCACCGTCGTCTCTCTCATATGCATCAGCTGCGCGACGCAACGGCGCCGGCGCCGCGGGGGCGCCCGCTTGCTGCCACCGTCTCCGTGGGCCCTCCCGGTGATCGGCCACCTCCACCACCTCGCGGGCGACCTGCCGCACCGCGCCATGCGCGACCTGGCGCGACGCCACGGCCCGCTCCTGCTGCTTCGCCTCGGCGACCTCCCCGTCGTGATCGCTTCCTCCGCGGACGCCGCGCGCGAGGTCATGGTGGCGCGCGATGTCGACTTCGCCACGCGCCCCATCAGCCGCATGCTCCGATTGTGTATGCCCGTCGGAATAGAGGGGATCGCCTTTGCGCCGTACGGCAACAAGTTGCGGCAGATCCGCAAGATCTGCACCATGGAGCTGCTCAGCCCCCGGCGCGTCCAGTCCTTCCGGCCCGGGCGCGAGGCGGAGGCCGGCCGGCTGCTCCGGGCAGTGGCAGCTGCGGCTGCGTCGTCTGCCCCGGTGAACCTCAGCAAGCGGCTGTCAGCGTACGCTGCCGACTCGGCTGTACGCGCCATCATCGGGAGCAGGTTCAAGGACCGGGACACGTTCCTGATGATTCTACAGCGCCGGATCAAGCTGTTCGCTGGGATGAGCTTACCGGACCTCTACCCGTCGTCCCGCCTCGCCATGCTCATCAGCCGGATGCCAGGCCGGATGAAGCGACACCGCGATGAATGGGACGCGTTCATGGACGCCGCCGTCCGCGAGCACCAGGAGAACAGAGCGGCCGACgatgacaaggagggcttgctcgACGTGCTCCTGAGGATCCAGCGGGAAGGCCACCTGCAGTTCCCCATGTCCATCGACAACATCAAGTCGGCCGTCGGG GACTTGTTCGCTGGGGGGAGCGACACGTCGGCAACGACCCTGGAATGGACCATGGCCGAGCTCGTGAAGAACCCCAGAGTGATGGGGAAGGCGCAAGACGAGGTCCGGCGAGCCCTCGCCGGACAACCCGAGGTGACAGAGGACTCCCTCGGCGGCCTCAACTACATGCGCTTGGTGATCAAGGAGGTGCTCCGGCTGCACCCACCGGCGCCGCTGCTGCTGCCGCGGGAGTGCATGAACGACTGCCGGGTCTTGGGCTTTGACGTGCCCAAGGGGACCATGGTGCTCGTCAACGCCTGGGCCATCAGCAGAGACCCTGCCCACTGGGACGCCGCCGAGGAGTTCATACCGGAGAGGTTCGAGCACGGCGAGGTCGACTTCAAGGGGGTGGACATGGAGTACACCCCTTTCGGGGCGGGCCGGCGGATGTGCCCCGGGATATCGTTCGGCTTGGCCAACGTGGAGCTCGCGCTCGCCGGGCTGCTGTACCATTTCGACTGGGAGCtgcccggcggggtggaggccaagGAGCTCGACATGACGGAGAAGATGGGAGTCACCGTCCGGCTGCGCCGTGACCTTCTGCTTGTTCCGGTGGTCCGAGCGCCCGTACCACTAGACTAG
- the LOC123430800 gene encoding uncharacterized protein LOC123430800 — MAARESQGDPHRREPGQRRPMCAVCTKPLRVCLCGRLRGPPLDTTVGVTVLQHTMEVQHPLSSIRVARLGLRNLVVTQVTDVNHRASFLLRTLGGAAASNLADGETDLAAAHAGSHDGSVVPRQTGMPDGDILVSGQGKRLNHAKSGDLGNMGISPCSGHLGVEDASVAISRQVTGEGLDNGDISNGVSSDLDTQVAGSVECDSNGVECFRFEKARRNEHAGDFERPASAANQSEGYVVNDVKGEGQHRSETGETNKVHADLPHPLVETAPVNGICSENVEVAAATTGEGWTVETMEKCSVAYTEKELRIDIERGVKPKIRWLSRGSVGKGAVSNGFTVMKIQKNKSRRTGEVSEFEEFSITIPPHAALLFPCQRAISLDALDCQVKHLIVLDGTWAKAQRMYHENPWLQLLPHVKLESDKLSLYSEVRQEPKAGCLSTIESMVIAMKKLGEDEMGLDDVLSVFESMITDQRRFKEENWKPKLKS; from the coding sequence ATGGCGGCGCGCGAGAGCCAGGGCGACCCGCACCGCCGGGAGCCTGGCCAGCGCCGCCCCATGTGCGCCGTCTGCACCAAGCCCCTCCGCGTCTGCCTCTGCGGCCGCCTCCGCGGCCCCCCGCTGGACACCACCGTCGGCGTCACCGTGCTGCAGCACACCATGGAGGTCCAGCACCCGCTCAGCTCCATCCGCGTTGCCCGCCTCGGCCTCCGCAACCTCGTCGTCACCCAGGTCACCGACGTCAACCACCGCGCCAGCTTCCTCCTCAGGACGCTCGGCGGCGCCGCGGCCTCGAATCTTGCAGACGGAGAAACTGATCTTGCCGCCGCCCATGCCGGAAGTCATGACGGTTCCGTTGTTCCTCGGCAGACTGGCATGCCAGATGGTGATATTTTGGTGTCTGGCCAAGGCAAAAGATTGAATCATGCAAAGTCCGGTGATCTTGGAAATATGGGGATCAGTCCTTGCAGTGGTCATTTGGGTGTGGAAGATGCCAGTGTTGCAATCTCTAGGCAAGTTACTGGTGAAGGGTTGGATAATGGGGACATAAGCAATGGTGTTTCCTCTGACTTGGATACACAAGTTGCTGGCAGCGTTGAGTGTGACTCTAATGGCGTTGAGTGTTTCAGATTCGAGAAGGCGAGAAGAAATGAGCACGCTGGAGATTTTGAAAGGCCAGCCTCTGCGGCAAATCAGTCTGAAGGCTATGTAGTCAATGATGTTAAGGGTGAAGGCCAACACAGAAGTGAGACAGGTGAGACAAATAAGGTACATGCTGATCTGCCTCACCCTTTAGTTGAAACTGCCCCAGTTAATGGTATatgctctgaaaatgttgaagtcgctgctgctactactggagAAGGTTGGACGGTGGAAACTATGGAGAAGTGCTCTGTTGCTTATACAGAAAAAGAACTCAGGATTGACATTGAGCGCGGCGTAAAGCCCAAAATCAGATGGTTGTCCAGAGGTTCTGTTGGTAAAGGAGCTGTCTCCAACGGCTTTACTGTCATGAAAATACAAAAGAACAAGTCCAGACGCACAGGTGAAGTCTCGGAGTTTGAGGAATTCTCCATCACCATACCCCCACATGCAGCTCTGCTATTTCCATGCCAGCGTGCAATCAGCCTTGATGCTTTAGATTGTCAGGTGAAACATTTGATTGTGTTGGATGGCACCTGGGCAAAGGCACAGCGGATGTACCATGAGAATCCATGGCTACAACTTCTACCACACGTGAAGCTAGAATCAGATAAGCTTAGCTTGTACAGCGAGGTGAGGCAGGAGCCAAAGGCTGGGTGCTTGTCGACCATTGAAAGCATGGTTATCGCCATGAAAAAACTTGGAGAGGATGAGATGGGTTTGGATGATGTTCTGTCTGTTTTTGAGTCAATGATTACTGATCAGCGGCGTTTCAAGGAAGAGAACTGGAAACCAAAACTAAAGTCATAG